The following are from one region of the Gloeomargarita lithophora Alchichica-D10 genome:
- a CDS encoding heavy metal translocating P-type ATPase, with protein MTSTQPRPVQTSVQFTPVSASISVEQVHYQVKHWLPGRFRLYVPQVAYDESYRVRLAQGLTKIIGVHEVRVNLDARAVVVDYDPDLAVTQVQEEIFGVIQNPPPAKGTQGAAHGVDYWERLGLPVLSLVLSLVLLLGFPIPEILVAGLIFAAAVPVFQRAWEGIVQDQQLNIDFLDVLALSAHTLQGHYFAPTFMLNLIEGGEVIRDMTARGTDRASLDLLDCLNQTVRVERDGQEMEISVRAVVPGDHVLVYPGDQVPVDGYLLRGTVVIDQCKLTGESVPVRRETGDEVFASTLVVDGTACILTERTGNETRAGMIVSLMESAPVHDTRVENYAALVANQAVVPTLLIGGAVWGLTGDAQRAIALITLDFGTGIRVSVPTAILSALTYAARNGVFIRSGRAIEMLARVDAVVFDKTGTLTRGQARVTEVRLAPGCGETVAAVLELAATAEQGLTHPVAEAIVRHAREKGIEPGKCDSWEYRVGMGVVAVIRDREILVGSHRLMAQMGVAVQSFEQAHPDIKTGSYSPVYVAAEGILLGVILYRDPLRPETAGVIQELQKLRIAPYMLSGDVKRVANAVATEVGIAPERVYGEAFPERKVEVVKAIHDQGRVVGFCGDGINDSAALAYADASISFGGATDIARETADVVLMENDLRGLIQAVKVARYTMDVIWENTLIVAIPNLGALLAGIFFALDPILAIVINNGSAILAELNGLRPLLGPGEALPVLHGHLDQEALFIEEDHLHHQQELQG; from the coding sequence ATGACCAGCACCCAACCCCGTCCTGTCCAAACTTCCGTACAATTTACTCCGGTTTCTGCCAGTATTTCGGTTGAACAAGTTCATTACCAAGTCAAGCATTGGTTGCCAGGTCGGTTCCGTTTGTATGTGCCGCAGGTGGCCTACGACGAGTCCTATCGGGTGCGGTTGGCACAGGGGTTAACCAAAATTATTGGGGTGCATGAGGTACGGGTCAACCTCGATGCCCGGGCGGTGGTGGTGGATTATGACCCGGATTTGGCAGTAACGCAGGTGCAGGAGGAGATTTTTGGGGTGATCCAAAATCCCCCCCCGGCGAAAGGAACCCAAGGGGCGGCCCATGGGGTTGACTACTGGGAACGGTTGGGATTGCCGGTTCTGAGCTTGGTGCTGAGTTTGGTGCTGTTGCTGGGCTTCCCCATCCCGGAAATTTTGGTGGCGGGGTTGATTTTTGCCGCTGCGGTGCCGGTATTTCAACGAGCCTGGGAGGGGATTGTCCAGGATCAGCAGTTGAACATTGACTTTTTGGATGTGTTGGCCTTGAGTGCCCATACGCTCCAGGGTCATTACTTTGCCCCGACGTTTATGTTGAATTTGATCGAGGGTGGGGAGGTGATTCGGGATATGACGGCGCGGGGTACCGACCGGGCAAGCCTCGACCTGTTGGATTGTTTGAACCAGACGGTGCGGGTGGAGCGGGATGGTCAGGAGATGGAAATCTCGGTGCGGGCGGTGGTGCCGGGGGATCATGTGTTGGTGTATCCGGGGGATCAGGTGCCGGTGGATGGCTATCTCCTGCGGGGTACGGTGGTGATTGACCAGTGCAAGCTCACGGGGGAATCGGTGCCGGTGCGGCGGGAAACCGGGGATGAGGTGTTTGCTTCAACCTTGGTGGTGGATGGGACGGCCTGTATTTTGACGGAGCGCACCGGGAATGAAACCCGGGCGGGGATGATTGTTTCTTTGATGGAATCGGCTCCGGTGCATGACACCCGGGTGGAAAATTATGCGGCGTTGGTGGCGAACCAGGCGGTGGTGCCCACCCTGCTGATCGGTGGGGCGGTGTGGGGGTTGACCGGGGATGCCCAGCGGGCGATTGCTTTGATTACGTTGGATTTTGGCACGGGGATTCGGGTGTCGGTGCCGACGGCGATTTTATCGGCCTTGACCTATGCGGCGCGCAATGGGGTATTTATCCGCAGTGGCCGGGCGATTGAGATGTTGGCGCGGGTGGATGCGGTGGTGTTTGACAAAACCGGCACCCTCACCAGGGGACAGGCACGGGTCACCGAGGTACGTTTGGCTCCGGGTTGTGGGGAAACCGTGGCGGCGGTTTTGGAATTGGCGGCGACGGCGGAACAGGGGTTGACCCATCCGGTGGCGGAGGCAATTGTGCGTCATGCCCGGGAAAAAGGCATTGAACCAGGGAAGTGCGACAGTTGGGAGTACCGGGTCGGCATGGGGGTAGTGGCGGTGATTCGGGACCGGGAAATCCTGGTGGGGAGCCATCGGCTCATGGCGCAAATGGGGGTGGCGGTGCAAAGTTTTGAGCAGGCGCACCCGGATATTAAAACCGGTAGTTATTCGCCCGTATATGTGGCCGCCGAGGGGATTTTGCTGGGGGTGATTCTTTACCGTGACCCCCTGCGCCCGGAAACGGCAGGCGTGATTCAAGAATTGCAAAAGCTCCGCATTGCCCCCTATATGCTCAGCGGGGATGTCAAGCGGGTAGCGAATGCGGTGGCTACGGAGGTGGGAATTGCGCCGGAGCGGGTCTATGGGGAGGCATTCCCGGAACGGAAGGTCGAGGTCGTCAAAGCCATCCATGATCAGGGACGGGTGGTGGGCTTTTGTGGCGATGGCATTAACGACTCGGCGGCTTTGGCCTATGCGGATGCGTCCATTTCCTTTGGCGGGGCGACGGATATTGCCCGGGAAACGGCGGATGTGGTGCTGATGGAAAATGACCTGCGGGGTTTGATCCAGGCGGTCAAGGTGGCTCGCTATACGATGGATGTGATTTGGGAAAACACGCTGATTGTGGCAATTCCCAACCTGGGGGCATTGTT